TTTTGTTTATTGTATCCGCTAACTTATTAAGGAATTGACCTTCATTTCTCGGGCGGTCGCTAAAATCTAAAATATTAAAATTTTTTATAAAGTACCAGGGATCCCAGGGAAATGCTACTCTTCTCGGATAACACAATATACCTCCTTCTCTTACTGGGTAACATCCTTCCATGAATTCATCAGATATCTCTACCATATCTCCGATTTCTTCTGCCCCTAAATAATCATGTGTGTTTAACCTTATAGGAACAAACAGTACATTAAAATCATTTGTTTTATTTAATGTAACATTTACTGTTACCTTATTGCTATTAAGTGGTAAAGTTGAAATAGCTTCTAAGTCAATGCTTCCATTTCCCTCATTCCTCCATTTAAAGGGTATATCTGGAATTCCTCTTGATGTGTTTATTGTAATATTTATGGTTTGTCTTCCTGATATTGTTATTTCCGGATGAGTATATACTACTTCATCTCCTGGTTGCTTTTTAAACTGATCATTCGAATTGTTGCCTCGTATAATTTCCCCGGAATTATTTCTCTGAGATGCCTGCTATTATTTGCGGGTGGAGCGTCTTGCCATACAACTTGCACTGGTTGGAAAACCGCGGATATATTTAGATTTCCAGATGTATCGGTTGCCTCTACCTTTATTTTATTTGCTCCTTCTCTTAATGTAATATTTATTTCAAATGGATAATATGTGGGCGGGTCTTCTAGCGGCATAGCTTCCTGTTGCTCCTCCTTTCCATTCGTGGGTGTACCCAAACCCAGCTATTCCTATATTATCAGTTATATATCCCTTAACTGTTATATTTGGTTCTGTAAAAGTTGAACCATTTCGAGGGCTTGTTATGGTTATTGTTGGTGGTTGATTATCTGGGGGAACATATGTTACATTTACTGAATCCGAACCACATCCTCCATAAGTGCTACAGAAAGTAACAGTTATTTTATTCCATCCTGGATGCAATCCCCATATTTCTATTTTAAATTCTACATATGGTGTTGTTGGAAAATAAGAAGAATTGCTTTTATAACCTCCTCCCAATAATTCAATCCAAATTCATAGGATGCATATCCAACAACAATTAAATGAGAATCATTTAATATTGCTCCATCTTGTGGTTGAGTTATTACAACAACCGGCTGAAGACAGGATGAATAATTGTTCTTATAGGTAATGACTGCAACCATTTTTTCTTCATTTCAACCTCTCTTTTGCCCTCTTAGCAGGTAGAGGGACTTCTTTATCATCTCCGCCGCCTGCTCTGCTTTAAAAAATTCTACTAATATTAATTCTTTAATAATTTATAGATTTTTCTGAGCAATTTTTGAAAAAGATAATATTTTTTACATACAAAATCGGTTTTTATTATTTTTAATTGGAGCAAATTCTTCATTAAATTCAATACCGTTTTTTCACAATAAAAAACATTTTTATATATAAAATATATTTCTTGCAAGGTGGTTAATTGGGAAACATAAAGCCTTCATTCATAAAAAATATAGCAATAGAGCTGGTAGACAAATTTCCAGATGTATTTAGCGATGATTTTGAAAAAAATAAGTTGATGGTAGAAAAATTCACTACAATAAAATCAAAAAATACTAGGAATAGGGTAGCGGGTTATATTGCAAGGATGATGGAGGATAGAAAGAAGAAAAATGAAGAAGGAAGTTGAAAAAGCGATAGATGAGCTGAGAAAAGGAAATTTTATTCTTGTATATGATGCGGATGGTAGGGAGGAAGAAACAGATTTTTTTATTCCCGCAGAATTTGTAAAAGCAGAGTCAATATATAGAATGAGGAAAGATGGAGGAGGACTCATATTTATAATGCTGGAATATAATATTGCAAAAAAGCTTGGTCTGCCATATCTTTCAGAGATTATTTATAATTGCTCAGATAATTGGCCCCTTTTCAGGGAAATTATTCCAAATGACATACCATATGATACAAAATCATCATTCTCCCTTACAATAAATCATAGAAAAACTTTTACTGGAATAAGGGATATAGATAGAGCAATGACTATATCAAAATTTGCTGAAATTGTTAAAGAAGCGGAGAAGCTTGAGAGCAAAGAAGCAATGAATATTTTTGGAAAAAATTTCAGAAGCCCAGGGCATGTTCCAATTTGCATTTCCGCAAAAAACCTCCTTAAGGAGAGGAATGGGCACACTGAGCTTGGCATAGCGCTGGCGGAGATGGCTGGCTTAACCCCTGTGATGGCGGGATGTGAGATGCTTGATTTCGGGGAGAGCCTGAGCAAGAAGAAGGCGAGGGAATATGCTTTGATGAATGGGCTTGTTTTTGTTGAAGGGTATGAAATTGTGGAGGCCTGGGAGGAATGGCAAGGGTAATGGCAAGTGGTGTTTTTGATTTGCTTCATATAGGCCATTTGTATTATCTGGAAGAGGCGAAAAAATATGGAGACGAGCTTATTGTTGTTGTTGCATGCGATGCTACTGTAAGGAAGAAAAAATATGAGCCAATAATGCCAGCTGAGGAAAGGAGGAAGCTTGTTGAGGCGTTGAAGCCAGTTGATAAGGCAATTGTTGGTTATGAAGATGATTTTCTGCGAATAGTTGAGGAAATAAAGCCTGATGTAATAGCTCTGGGATATG
This Thermoplasmatales archaeon DNA region includes the following protein-coding sequences:
- the ribB gene encoding 3,4-dihydroxy-2-butanone-4-phosphate synthase, which encodes MKKEVEKAIDELRKGNFILVYDADGREEETDFFIPAEFVKAESIYRMRKDGGGLIFIMLEYNIAKKLGLPYLSEIIYNCSDNWPLFREIIPNDIPYDTKSSFSLTINHRKTFTGIRDIDRAMTISKFAEIVKEAEKLESKEAMNIFGKNFRSPGHVPICISAKNLLKERNGHTELGIALAEMAGLTPVMAGCEMLDFGESLSKKKAREYALMNGLVFVEGYEIVEAWEEWQG
- a CDS encoding Ig-like domain-containing protein; translation: MGGGYKSNSSYFPTTPYVEFKIEIWGLHPGWNKITVTFCSTYGGCGSDSVNVTYVPPDNQPPTITITSPRNGSTFTEPNITVKGYITDNIGIAGFGYTHEWKGGATGSYAARRPAHILSI
- a CDS encoding FAD synthase, producing the protein MARVMASGVFDLLHIGHLYYLEEAKKYGDELIVVVACDATVRKKKYEPIMPAEERRKLVEALKPVDKAIVGYEDDFLRIVEEIKPDVIALGYDQHFEGLEEKLKERGINAKIVRCGKYDGDLNKTRKIVEKIRKMGAIYR
- a CDS encoding 30S ribosomal protein S17e, with the protein product MGNIKPSFIKNIAIELVDKFPDVFSDDFEKNKLMVEKFTTIKSKNTRNRVAGYIARMMEDRKKKNEEGS